A region from the Aegilops tauschii subsp. strangulata cultivar AL8/78 chromosome 5, Aet v6.0, whole genome shotgun sequence genome encodes:
- the LOC109738445 gene encoding uncharacterized protein has product MGLALGSNHAFYVVIGNPSLGKPNRGDRDHQRPVSTRNTPAPARTDQAASLFCSPKKPTLSPLRKLVPLRWGPSSTVTTSGCATSAVTCTSTPTPTGWECPSTRAAWSVHLSGDHVLLHSAAYGRYLGVSGQAPRGHLGRAATQLDFVVRGLQSIAWESIAADEGSTDAAVILRNATGGYLRANGRIRRWNTAVSVSDAPAPGDLSNMSFWVAETIPPLPVRMDIPLPVEAQHPLHPLSQVGPLRQVFYVQAAADGSVDEDAWEMFEVAMSQSLDNLTVELQNRLGLNVYFTLMLCIRSGRYGRLVPLVVDLPRNNYPLHIVLLTHGSPAETALRYPNLDA; this is encoded by the exons ATGGGGCTCGCGCTTGGAAGCAATCATGCCTTCTATGTGGTGATAGGGAACCCTTCTTTGGG CAAACCAAACCGGGGAGACCGAGACCACCAGAGACCCGTCTCGACTAGAAATACACCAGCGCCAGCCCGCACAGATCAGGCGGCTTCTCTGTTCTGCTCTCCAAAAAAACCCACCCTTTCACCACTTCGGAAGCTGGTTCCTTTGCGATGGGGGCCTTCGTCGACGGTAACCACGTCTGGCTGCGCAACGTCGGCCGTGACCTGTACCTCCACGCCGACGCCGACGGGCTGGGAGTGTCCGTCCACTCGCGCCGCGTGGAGCGTGCATCTCTCCGGGGATCACGTCCTCCTCCACTCCGCCGCCTACGGCCGCTACCTGGGCGTGTCCGGACAGGCGCCGCGCGGCCATCTTGGCCGTGCCGCGACGCAGCTGGACTTCGTGGTCCGGGGTCTCCAGTCCATCGCGTGGGAGTCCATCGCCGCCGACGAGGGGTCCACTGATGCTGCCGTCATCCTCCGCAACGCTACCGGCGGCTACCTCCGTGCCAACGGCAGGATCCGCCGCTGGAACACCGCCGTCAGCGTCAGCGACGCCCCTGCTCCTGGTGATTTAAGCAATATGTCGTTCTGGGTGGCGGAGACCATCCCTCCTCTGCCGGTCCGAATGGACATCCCTCTTCCAGTTGAG GCGCAGCATCCGCTCCACCCGCTTTCCCAGGTCGGCCCCTTGCGCCAAGTCttctacgtgcaggccgctgctGATGGGTCTGTGGACGAGGATGCGTGGGAAATGTTCGAGGTAGCCATGTCCCAGTCCTTGGACAATCTGACGGTGGAGCTACAAAACAGGCTGGGTCTTAACGTGTACTTCACACTCATGCTGTGTATCCGCTCGGGCCGCTACGGGCGCTTAGTCCCCTTGGTGGTCGATCTTCCTAGGAACAACTACCCACTGCACATCGTTCTTCTCACTCACGGCTCACCAG CGGAGACGGCACTGCGATACCCGAACCTTGATGCCTAG
- the LOC109786851 gene encoding patatin-like protein 3 → MEAMASPIPMDVDKLSYEIFALLESKFLFGAGGAGCLSGPGTPFRGANDGRVRVLAVDGCGAGAGDALLAAAALARLEAGLRQRAGDPDARVADFFDVAAGAGAGGVLAAMLFLKGADGRPRYTAEEALAFVAGSVGKDWGGRRRGWTKLFRGGARKAERSFRRVFGDATLRDTVAPVLVPCYDLATGAPFMFSRADAVESDSFDFRLTDVCAATCAAAGAAAAVRSVDGRTAIAAASGAVAAMGNPASAAITHVLHNKQEFPLAVSMDDILVLSIGTGASSSAATCGNGWSTPMPTRSPSRDELARVTAQGVADMVDEAVAMAFGHASDSNYVRLQASSALNSPHTQTAGAAAGAMLSQRNVESVLFRGRRLSERTNAEKVDALAAELVKEQERRMRSPLPNVVIKQVASPRLSSATTASSVTATVRTASTMPSPASWDSRQ, encoded by the coding sequence ATGGAAGCCATGGCGTCGCCGATTCCCATGGACGTCGACAAGCTCAGCTACGAGATCTTCGCCCTGCTGGAGAGCAAGTTCCTGTTCGGCGCCGGAGGGGCCGGCTGCCTGTCCGGCCCGGGCACGCCGTTCCGGGGCGCCAACGACGGCCGCGTGCGCGTGCTGGCCGTCGACGGCTGCGGGGCGGGCGCGGGCGACGCGCTCCTCGCCGCGGCCGCGCTCGCCAGGCTCGAGGCCGGGCTGCGCCAGCGCGCCGGCGACCCCGACGCGCGCGTCGCCGACTTCTTTGAcgtggccgccggcgccggcgcgggcGGCGTGCTCGCGGCGATGCTGTTCTTGAAAGGCGCCGACGGGCGGCCCCGGTACACGGCCGAGGAGGCGCTGGCCTTCGTGGCCGGGAGCGTCGGGAAGGACTGGGGCGGTCGGCGCCGCGGGTGGACCAAGCTGTTCCGCGGCGGCGCGAGGAAGGCTGAGCGGTCCTTCCGGCGTGTGTTCGGCGACGCCACGCTCAGGGACACCGTGGCCCCGGTGCTCGTGCCCTGCTACGATCTCGCCACGGGCGCGCCCTTCATGTTCTCGCGCGCCGACGCCGTCGAGAGCGACAGCTTCGACTTCCGCCTCACCGACGTCTGCGCGGCCACCTGCGCCGCGGCCGGCGCGGCCGCGGCCGTCAGGTCGGTCGACGGGCGCACGGCCATCGCCGCCGCGTCCGGTGCCGTGGCGGCCATGGGCAACCCGGCCTCCGCTGCGATCACGCACGTTCTCCACAACAAGCAGGAGTTCCCCCTCGCCGTCAGCATGGACGACATCCTCGTCCTGTCCATCGGCACCGGCGCGTCGTCCTCTGCCGCCACCTGCGGCAACGGGTGGAGCACGCCGATGCCCACGCGCTCGCCGTCGCGAGACGAGCTGGCGCGCGTCACCGCCCAGGGAGTCGCTGACATGGTCGACGAGGCCGTCGCCATGGCATTCGGCCACGCGAGCGACAGCAACTACGTCCGCCTACAGGCCAGCAGCGCACTCAATTCTCCCCACACGCAGACGGCaggcgcggcggccggagcaatGCTCTCGCAGCGGAACGTGGAGTCGGTGCTCTTCCGCGGGCGGAGGCTGTCGGAGAGGACGAACGCGGAGAAGGTGGACGCCCTGGCCGCGGAGCTGGTGAAGGAGCAGGAGCGGCGGATGCGCAGTCCACTCCCGAACGTGGTCATCAAGCAGGTGGCCTCGCCGCGGCTGTCGTCGGCGACCACCGCCTCGTCGGTGACCGCGACGGTGAGGACGGCGTCGACGATGCCGTCGCCGGCGTCGTGGGATTCTCGCCAGTAG